In one window of Arachis ipaensis cultivar K30076 chromosome B06, Araip1.1, whole genome shotgun sequence DNA:
- the LOC107604739 gene encoding uncharacterized protein LOC107604739 isoform X1: protein MALLPSPLRTLFHNISSQRFLPNPIITLNHTLTPSKEIMHLNRSRSSNSMALAVSYRYFTEEEEEDEEDHNFDEAVALFNGGEYYKCHDYLEALWHNAEDPTRTLIHGILQCAVGFHHLFNQVNHRGAMMQLGEGLCKLRKMEFSNGPFQKFEREISAVLDFIYQTQIEFAACSEDMCVAMDQTERSYQLLGEYAAGQRVYDLELGHDAIVYLVFCPQGSYGITQAPRVKLPTLKATTEHLMAYEY from the exons ATGGCTCTTCTTCCCTCTCCTCTCAGAACTCTCTTCCATAATATCTCATCCCAACGGTTTCTTCCAAACCCCATCATCACTCTTAATCATACACTCACTCCCTCAAAGGAGATTATGCACCTGAACCGCAGTAGAAGCAGCAACTCCATGGCCTTGGCTGTTTCCTACAGATATTTCactgaggaggaagaagaggatgaaGAGGACCACAACTTTGATGAAGCTGTGGCTCTCTTCAATGGTGGAGAGTACTATAAATGCCATGACTATCTTGAAGCTCTTTGGCACAATGCCGAAGACCCTACCAGGACATTGATTCATGGAATACTCCAATGTGCAGTTGGTTTTCATCATCTCTTCAACCAGGTT AATCACAGAGGAGCAATGATGCAGTTAGGAGAAGGACTATGTAAGCTGAGAAAGATGGAGTTCTCAAATGGTCCATTTCAAAAGTTTGAGAGGGAGATCTCTGCTGTGTTGGACTTTATCTACCAGACACAGATTGAATTTGCAGCAT GTAGTGAGGATATGTGTGTTGCAATGGATCAAACAGAAAGATCATACCAACTTCTTGGGGAATATGCTGCAGGGCAGCGTGTATATGATCTGGAACTTGGTCATGATGCAATAGTTTACCTTGTGTTCTGCCCTCAAGGATCTTATGGCATCACTCAAGCCCCGAGGGTAAAGCTTCCTACACTTAAGGCTACTACTGAACATCTTATGGCCTATGAATACTAG
- the LOC107604739 gene encoding uncharacterized protein LOC107604739 isoform X2, with translation MALLPSPLRTLFHNISSQRFLPNPIITLNHTLTPSKEIMHLNRSRSSNSMALAVSYRYFTEEEEEDEEDHNFDEAVALFNGGEYYKCHDYLEALWHNAEDPTRTLIHGILQCAVGFHHLFNQNHRGAMMQLGEGLCKLRKMEFSNGPFQKFEREISAVLDFIYQTQIEFAACSEDMCVAMDQTERSYQLLGEYAAGQRVYDLELGHDAIVYLVFCPQGSYGITQAPRVKLPTLKATTEHLMAYEY, from the exons ATGGCTCTTCTTCCCTCTCCTCTCAGAACTCTCTTCCATAATATCTCATCCCAACGGTTTCTTCCAAACCCCATCATCACTCTTAATCATACACTCACTCCCTCAAAGGAGATTATGCACCTGAACCGCAGTAGAAGCAGCAACTCCATGGCCTTGGCTGTTTCCTACAGATATTTCactgaggaggaagaagaggatgaaGAGGACCACAACTTTGATGAAGCTGTGGCTCTCTTCAATGGTGGAGAGTACTATAAATGCCATGACTATCTTGAAGCTCTTTGGCACAATGCCGAAGACCCTACCAGGACATTGATTCATGGAATACTCCAATGTGCAGTTGGTTTTCATCATCTCTTCAACCAG AATCACAGAGGAGCAATGATGCAGTTAGGAGAAGGACTATGTAAGCTGAGAAAGATGGAGTTCTCAAATGGTCCATTTCAAAAGTTTGAGAGGGAGATCTCTGCTGTGTTGGACTTTATCTACCAGACACAGATTGAATTTGCAGCAT GTAGTGAGGATATGTGTGTTGCAATGGATCAAACAGAAAGATCATACCAACTTCTTGGGGAATATGCTGCAGGGCAGCGTGTATATGATCTGGAACTTGGTCATGATGCAATAGTTTACCTTGTGTTCTGCCCTCAAGGATCTTATGGCATCACTCAAGCCCCGAGGGTAAAGCTTCCTACACTTAAGGCTACTACTGAACATCTTATGGCCTATGAATACTAG